One Phragmites australis chromosome 23, lpPhrAust1.1, whole genome shotgun sequence DNA window includes the following coding sequences:
- the LOC133906460 gene encoding osmotin-like protein, with protein MARAFAFVLLLLSANVAVMTATTLTLHNLCPHPVWPLVTPNSGLPSISDNTARLDPKALLSLSLPSTFWAGRVAARTGCDVAVSSCETGAAPPATVAQVTVHDRGNLDMAAYSVSLVDGFNVPMVISPQAVGGGQCPALGCAVDLNCDCPPAQRAVDGAACRGPPAYFKNRCPLTRTTSTDVEPVPQSCRAPGELKIVFCQPSMVAAASDMVIRTVVADS; from the coding sequence ATGGCCAGAGCCTTCGccttcgtcctcctcctcctctccgccaACGTCGCCGTCATGACGGCGACCACGCTGACCCTCCACAACCTCTGCCCGCACCCCGTCTGGCCGTTGGTCACCCCCAACTCCGGCCTCCCCTCCATCTCCGACAACACCGCGCGCCTCGACCCCAAAgcgctcctctccctctccttgcCGTCCACCTTCTGGGCTGGCCGCGTCGCCGCGCGCACGGGCTGCGACGTCGCGGTGTCGAGCTGCGAGACGGGAGCCGCGCCCCCCGCTACCGTGGCGCAGGTCACCGTCCACGACCGCGGCAACCTCGACATGGCGGCCTACAGCGTGAGCCTGGTGGACGGGTTCAACGTGCCCATGGTGATCAGCCCGCAGGCCGTCGGCGGCGGGCAGTGCCCCGCCCTCGGGTGCGCCGTGGACCTCAACTGCGACTGCCCGCCAGCGCAGCGCGCCGTCGACGGCGCCGCGTGCCGTGGCCCGCCGGCGTACTTCAAGAACCGGTGCCCGCTCACCAGGACGACCTCGACCGACGTCGAGCCCGTGCCGCAGAGCTGCCGCGCGCCGGGGGAGCTCAAGATCGTCTTCTGCCAGCCGTCCAtggtcgccgccgcctccgacaTGGTCATCCGCACCGTCGTCGCCGACAGCTAG